A stretch of Crossiella cryophila DNA encodes these proteins:
- a CDS encoding CoA-acylating methylmalonate-semialdehyde dehydrogenase: protein MVHELTHFVGGKPVPGTSGNFGDVYDPNTGRVQARVPLASVEETRAAIADAAAAQVEWAAWNPQRRARVLLRFLDLAQRDLDLLAKLLSSEHGKTIADAKGDIQRGLEVVEFAAGAPHLLKGEFTDGAGGGIDVHSLRQPLGVVAGITPFNFPAMIPLWKIAPAIACGNSFILKPSERDPSVPLKIAELFLEAGLPPGVLNVVNGDKTAVDTILTDPRIEAVGFVGSSDIAHYVYSTATANGKRAQCFGGAKNHMIIMPDADLDGVVDALIGAGFGSAGQRCMAISVAVPVGQATADALAAKLTERVKELRIGHSFDAEAEFGPLSSAGLLEKVRGYVDSGVAEGATLLADGRDFTLAGHEDGYFLGACLFDHVTPEMSIYQEEIFGPVLVIVRAEDYEQALRLPSEHEYGNGVAIFTRDGDTARDFSRRVRAGMVGVNVPIPVPVAYHTFGGWKRSGFGDLNQHGPDSFKFYTRTKTVTSRWPSGVKEGASFVIPTMD from the coding sequence ATGGTCCACGAACTGACCCATTTCGTCGGCGGCAAGCCGGTTCCCGGGACGTCGGGGAACTTCGGCGACGTTTACGACCCCAACACCGGGCGGGTGCAGGCCAGGGTGCCGCTGGCCTCGGTCGAGGAGACCAGGGCCGCCATCGCCGACGCGGCCGCCGCCCAGGTGGAATGGGCCGCCTGGAACCCGCAGCGGCGGGCCAGGGTGCTGCTGCGCTTCCTTGACCTGGCCCAGCGCGACCTCGACCTGCTGGCCAAGCTGCTCTCCAGCGAGCACGGCAAGACCATCGCCGACGCCAAGGGCGACATCCAGCGCGGGCTCGAGGTGGTCGAGTTCGCCGCGGGCGCCCCGCACCTGCTCAAGGGCGAGTTCACCGACGGCGCCGGCGGCGGCATCGACGTGCACTCGCTGCGCCAGCCGCTGGGCGTGGTCGCCGGGATCACCCCGTTCAACTTCCCCGCGATGATCCCGCTGTGGAAGATCGCCCCCGCGATCGCCTGCGGGAACTCCTTCATCCTCAAGCCCTCCGAGCGGGACCCCTCGGTGCCGCTGAAGATCGCCGAGCTGTTCCTGGAAGCCGGTCTGCCGCCGGGCGTGCTCAACGTGGTCAACGGGGACAAGACCGCGGTGGACACCATCCTCACCGACCCGCGGATCGAGGCGGTCGGCTTCGTCGGCTCCTCCGACATCGCGCACTACGTCTATTCCACCGCCACCGCCAACGGCAAGCGCGCCCAGTGCTTCGGCGGCGCCAAGAACCACATGATCATCATGCCGGACGCGGACCTGGACGGCGTGGTGGACGCCCTGATCGGCGCCGGCTTCGGCTCCGCGGGTCAGCGCTGCATGGCGATCTCGGTCGCCGTCCCGGTCGGCCAGGCCACCGCGGACGCCCTGGCGGCGAAGCTGACCGAGCGGGTCAAGGAACTGCGCATCGGCCACTCCTTCGACGCCGAGGCCGAGTTCGGCCCGCTCTCCAGCGCCGGACTGCTGGAGAAGGTCCGCGGCTACGTCGACTCCGGTGTCGCCGAGGGCGCCACCCTGCTCGCCGACGGCCGTGACTTCACCCTGGCAGGCCACGAGGACGGCTACTTCCTCGGCGCCTGCCTGTTCGACCACGTCACCCCGGAGATGAGCATCTACCAGGAGGAGATCTTCGGCCCGGTGCTGGTCATCGTGCGCGCCGAGGACTACGAGCAGGCACTGCGACTGCCCTCCGAGCACGAGTACGGCAACGGCGTGGCGATCTTCACCCGCGACGGCGACACCGCCCGCGACTTCTCCCGCCGGGTGCGCGCGGGCATGGTCGGCGTCAACGTGCCGATCCCGGTGCCGGTGGCCTACCACACCTTCGGCGGCTGGAAGCGCTCCGGCTTCGGCGACCTCAACCAGCACGGACCCGACTCGTTCAAGTTCTACACCAGGACCAAGACGGTCACCTCGCGCTGGCCCTCCGGGGTCAAGGAAGGCGCGTCCTTCGTCATCCCGACCATGGACTGA
- a CDS encoding MFS transporter → MTTETTLPRPARTGPFAGLPRPFWILFYGTLVNRIGGVVSGFLVLYLTAIGIPLEQVGLVLAAKGVGALISQPVGGVLTDRVGRRFTLVLGLLASAACLTFLGAAQGLPLLITAAFLHGVAADIFRPAAATLIADVVERPLLTKAYGLQFWALNLGFSVASVMAGHLAGAGYWLLFALNATGCTAFAIIVLLGIPRSAERLVKSTVDGPKSGLRALFRDRLLLGVVLLVLAHGTVYSQAEVIIPLAVKDSGLGAAGYGTIIAVNGVLIVILQPLAAAWVARFDRMRVLAVAWAVVGAGMALTGLADTALEYVLTVIVWTLGEIAMAGLLGSLAADLAPPAARGRYQAAIGFGFSAAAFTGPLLGTWVYQHGGPAAAWFGCLVLGLLGAAGALAIGPAIRRRTEPAAA, encoded by the coding sequence GTGACCACCGAGACCACCCTGCCCCGCCCGGCGCGCACCGGCCCGTTCGCCGGCCTGCCGCGCCCGTTCTGGATCCTGTTCTACGGCACCCTGGTCAACCGCATCGGCGGCGTGGTCTCCGGCTTCCTGGTCCTCTACCTCACCGCGATCGGCATCCCGCTGGAACAGGTCGGCCTGGTGCTGGCGGCCAAGGGCGTGGGCGCGCTGATCAGCCAGCCCGTCGGCGGCGTGCTCACCGACCGGGTCGGCCGCCGGTTCACCCTGGTGCTCGGCCTGCTCGCCAGCGCGGCCTGCCTCACCTTCCTCGGCGCCGCGCAGGGCCTGCCGCTGCTGATCACCGCGGCCTTCCTGCACGGCGTGGCGGCCGACATCTTCCGCCCGGCCGCCGCCACGCTGATCGCCGACGTGGTCGAGCGCCCACTGCTCACCAAGGCCTACGGCCTCCAGTTCTGGGCCCTCAACCTCGGCTTCTCGGTGGCCAGTGTGATGGCCGGACACCTCGCGGGCGCGGGCTACTGGCTGCTGTTCGCGCTCAACGCCACCGGCTGCACCGCCTTCGCGATCATCGTCCTGCTGGGTATCCCGCGCTCGGCCGAACGCCTGGTCAAGTCCACTGTGGACGGTCCGAAGTCCGGTCTGCGGGCGCTGTTCCGGGACCGGCTGCTGCTCGGCGTGGTGCTCCTGGTGCTGGCGCACGGCACCGTGTACAGCCAGGCCGAGGTCATCATTCCCCTGGCGGTCAAGGATTCCGGGCTCGGCGCGGCCGGGTACGGCACCATCATCGCGGTCAACGGCGTGCTCATCGTCATCCTGCAACCCCTCGCAGCCGCCTGGGTGGCCAGGTTCGACCGGATGCGGGTGCTCGCGGTGGCCTGGGCCGTGGTCGGCGCGGGCATGGCGCTGACCGGACTGGCCGACACGGCACTGGAGTACGTGCTGACCGTGATCGTGTGGACCCTCGGCGAGATCGCCATGGCCGGACTGCTCGGCTCACTCGCCGCCGACCTCGCGCCACCGGCCGCCCGCGGCCGCTATCAGGCCGCCATCGGCTTCGGCTTCAGTGCCGCCGCGTTCACCGGACCACTGCTGGGCACCTGGGTCTACCAGCACGGCGGACCCGCCGCGGCCTGGTTCGGCTGCCTCGTCCTCGGCCTGCTCGGCGCGGCGGGCGCACTCGCCATCGGCCCGGCCATCCGGCGGCGGACCGAGCCGGCCGCGGCCTGA
- a CDS encoding MarR family winged helix-turn-helix transcriptional regulator has translation MSKDRETAGYPLESTSAWPAADIAAAWQRELPGVRTESIEIITPVWRIAKVLADDRRRTLARLGVDPSTLDLLSVIRRSGPPYELTTREITRRTLITAGAVSQRIARAEEAGLVARAPSTASRRAVAVSLTDAGHRLIETVVRQLLEHEAELIAALSAEERATLTGFLARLEQTLVQPEPE, from the coding sequence TTGTCCAAGGATCGCGAGACCGCGGGGTATCCCCTGGAGTCGACCTCGGCCTGGCCCGCGGCCGATATCGCCGCGGCGTGGCAACGGGAACTGCCCGGTGTGCGCACCGAGTCGATCGAGATCATCACGCCGGTGTGGCGGATCGCGAAGGTCCTGGCCGACGACCGGCGGCGCACCCTGGCCAGGCTCGGCGTCGATCCGTCCACTTTGGACCTGTTGAGCGTGATCAGGCGGTCCGGCCCGCCCTATGAACTCACCACCCGCGAGATCACCCGGCGGACGCTGATCACCGCGGGCGCGGTGTCGCAACGGATCGCCCGCGCCGAGGAGGCCGGTCTGGTGGCGCGGGCGCCGTCGACCGCCTCCCGGCGCGCGGTCGCGGTCAGCCTCACCGATGCCGGGCACCGGCTGATCGAAACCGTTGTGCGCCAACTGCTCGAGCACGAGGCCGAGCTGATCGCCGCGCTCTCCGCCGAGGAACGCGCCACCCTCACCGGTTTCCTGGCCCGGCTGGAGCAGACCCTGGTCCAGCCGGAACCGGAGTGA
- a CDS encoding cytochrome P450 encodes MTISLPNALPITRPSGCPFDPPERLGQLRESEPIARMRFADDHLGWVVTGHALARQVLADPRFSSRGELRHLPIDIQRFKGLRLPPVPRGMFIQMDAPEHSHYRKLLTGQFTVRRMNQLVPRIEQIAEEHLEAMARKGPPAELVHDYALAIPSLVICELLGVPYAERGVFHERTKLMMNLETGAEEAMAAFGEIMGYLSELIDRKRTEPADDLLSGLVTGGELDQEELVSFAVLLLTAGHETTANMLALGAFALLRNPAQLKALQAEPELVDSAVEELLRYLTITHFGLQRAALEDVEIGGVQVRKGEALVLHTPTANRDPAKFEHPDELDLHRHASGHLAFGHGVHQCLGQQLARVEMRIGFRKLFERFPTLRLAVPAEEVPMRTKMGIYGVHSLPVTWES; translated from the coding sequence ATGACGATCTCGTTGCCGAACGCGTTGCCCATCACCCGGCCCAGTGGCTGTCCCTTCGACCCGCCGGAACGGCTCGGCCAGCTCAGGGAGTCCGAGCCGATCGCCCGCATGCGGTTCGCCGACGACCACCTGGGCTGGGTGGTCACCGGGCACGCGCTGGCCCGCCAGGTGCTGGCCGACCCCCGGTTCAGCTCCCGCGGCGAGCTGCGCCACCTGCCGATCGACATCCAGCGGTTCAAGGGCCTGAGGCTGCCGCCGGTGCCGCGCGGCATGTTCATCCAGATGGACGCGCCCGAGCACAGCCACTACCGCAAACTGCTCACCGGCCAGTTCACCGTGCGCCGGATGAACCAGCTCGTCCCGCGGATCGAGCAGATCGCCGAGGAACACCTGGAGGCCATGGCGCGCAAGGGCCCGCCGGCCGAACTGGTGCACGACTACGCCCTGGCCATCCCGTCCCTGGTGATCTGCGAACTGCTCGGCGTGCCCTATGCCGAGCGCGGGGTCTTCCACGAGCGCACCAAGCTGATGATGAACCTGGAGACCGGCGCCGAAGAGGCCATGGCCGCCTTCGGCGAGATCATGGGCTACCTCAGCGAGCTGATCGACCGCAAGCGGACCGAACCGGCTGACGACCTGCTCAGCGGGCTGGTCACCGGTGGCGAGCTGGACCAGGAGGAGCTGGTCTCCTTCGCCGTGCTGCTGCTCACCGCCGGGCACGAGACCACCGCGAACATGCTGGCCCTCGGCGCGTTCGCGCTGCTGCGCAATCCCGCGCAGCTCAAGGCGTTGCAGGCGGAGCCGGAACTGGTGGACTCGGCGGTCGAGGAGCTGCTGCGCTACCTGACCATCACCCACTTCGGGCTGCAGCGGGCCGCGCTGGAGGACGTCGAGATCGGCGGGGTCCAGGTGCGCAAGGGCGAGGCCCTGGTGCTGCACACGCCGACGGCCAACCGCGATCCGGCGAAGTTCGAGCACCCGGACGAGCTGGACCTGCACCGGCATGCCAGCGGGCACCTGGCCTTCGGACACGGCGTGCACCAGTGCCTCGGCCAGCAGCTGGCCAGGGTGGAGATGCGGATCGGGTTCCGCAAGCTGTTCGAGCGCTTCCCCACGCTGCGGCTCGCGGTGCCGGCCGAGGAGGTCCCGATGCGCACCAAGATGGGCATCTACGGCGTGCACAGCCTGCCGGTGACCTGGGAGTCCTGA
- a CDS encoding ArsR/SmtB family transcription factor, whose translation MPELALEFSVDDLARTRFAFSPLWETVVSVRVLKTPGEHALHFPWLRETRDRLAATGLDVSPLADLIPGPHSGFPDFLTPPPDTAVPDFDAELALMATASPEQIRKDLDFFEYPPTATFAHRLHADPDRLSELVTVLRAYWELAIEPYWPRLRDLLEAEVHFRAKRLTQGGHQLLFEDLHPHVRWAGGILRVDRRCCVLTRKLTGDGLLMVPSVFTWPDALTMVEGNWQPTLFYPPRGIATLWDHREGKCPPEALAGVLGRSRATLLLALGDPLSTTDLARRTGLTAGGVSQHLGALSAAGLVTGHRLGRQVKYTRTRVGELLVSAPR comes from the coding sequence ATGCCTGAGCTGGCATTGGAGTTCTCCGTCGACGATCTGGCGCGGACCCGGTTCGCGTTCTCGCCGCTGTGGGAGACCGTGGTCAGCGTGCGGGTGCTCAAGACCCCCGGCGAGCACGCGCTGCACTTCCCGTGGCTGCGCGAGACCCGCGACCGGCTGGCCGCCACCGGCCTGGACGTCAGTCCACTGGCCGACCTGATCCCCGGTCCGCACAGTGGTTTCCCGGACTTCCTGACCCCGCCGCCGGACACCGCGGTGCCGGACTTCGACGCCGAGCTGGCGCTGATGGCCACGGCCAGTCCCGAGCAGATCCGCAAGGACCTGGACTTCTTCGAGTACCCGCCGACCGCGACCTTCGCCCACCGGCTGCACGCCGACCCTGACCGGCTGAGCGAGCTGGTCACGGTGCTGCGGGCCTACTGGGAACTGGCCATCGAGCCGTACTGGCCGCGGCTGCGGGACCTCCTGGAGGCCGAGGTGCACTTCCGCGCCAAGCGGCTCACCCAGGGCGGGCACCAGCTGCTGTTCGAGGACCTGCACCCGCACGTGCGCTGGGCTGGCGGAATCCTGCGGGTGGACCGGCGCTGCTGCGTGCTGACCCGCAAGCTCACCGGCGACGGCCTGCTCATGGTGCCCTCGGTGTTCACCTGGCCGGACGCGCTGACCATGGTCGAGGGCAACTGGCAGCCGACCCTGTTCTACCCGCCGCGCGGCATCGCCACCCTGTGGGACCACCGCGAGGGCAAATGCCCGCCGGAAGCCCTCGCCGGGGTGCTCGGCAGGTCCAGGGCGACCCTGTTGCTGGCGCTGGGCGATCCGTTGTCCACCACCGATCTGGCCCGCCGCACCGGCCTGACCGCGGGCGGGGTGTCCCAGCACCTGGGCGCGCTGAGCGCGGCCGGGCTGGTCACCGGGCACCGCCTGGGCAGGCAGGTCAAGTACACCCGGACCAGGGTGGGCGAACTGCTGGTGTCAGCGCCCCGTTAG
- a CDS encoding phosphotransferase family protein: protein MSLPGPASVLPGLIAAAGLPAVVRVERLGGDGLDNRLHLVVLAGGRKVLLRQNKQPRKPPAPKAAFLAANGVGAPALLAASERGDVLVDFVEGRTLAEVLRLGAADVPVWQAVGRAFAAVHAVGFPAHLHGEFRPDGLELTPGDPVERLRAELAGTRSWVRAHRPALLPLLPVVEAALDRHADAVRAERPCLVHGDVNLFNVIISPDRATLIDWDYPGVRQPLDELSAFQEHAYLHGAELPPAFWTGYGRTVPAHLLLLHRVVGCLGWLASEDWAEWAADDGLSAESMTRVGDWRDLLLAWIDRLPTLVEHLDFRHSVST, encoded by the coding sequence GTGTCGCTGCCCGGCCCCGCGAGTGTCCTGCCCGGCCTGATCGCCGCCGCCGGACTGCCCGCGGTGGTCCGGGTCGAGCGGCTCGGCGGCGACGGACTGGACAACCGGCTGCACCTGGTCGTGCTCGCCGGCGGCCGGAAGGTGTTGCTGCGGCAGAACAAGCAGCCCCGGAAGCCGCCGGCGCCCAAGGCCGCGTTCCTGGCGGCCAACGGCGTCGGCGCGCCCGCGCTGCTGGCCGCCAGCGAACGCGGCGACGTGCTGGTGGATTTCGTCGAGGGCCGCACCCTGGCCGAGGTGCTGCGCCTGGGCGCGGCGGACGTGCCGGTGTGGCAGGCGGTCGGCCGGGCCTTCGCCGCGGTGCACGCGGTCGGCTTCCCCGCGCACCTGCACGGCGAGTTCCGCCCGGACGGCCTCGAGCTGACCCCCGGCGACCCGGTCGAGCGGCTGCGTGCCGAACTGGCCGGGACCCGGTCCTGGGTGCGCGCGCACCGCCCGGCCCTGCTGCCGCTGCTACCGGTGGTCGAGGCCGCGCTGGACCGGCACGCCGACGCGGTGCGCGCCGAGCGACCCTGCCTGGTGCACGGCGATGTCAACCTGTTCAACGTGATCATCAGCCCGGACCGGGCCACCCTGATCGACTGGGACTACCCGGGCGTGCGGCAGCCCCTCGACGAGCTGTCCGCGTTCCAGGAACACGCCTATCTGCACGGCGCGGAGCTGCCCCCGGCCTTCTGGACCGGCTACGGCCGCACCGTGCCCGCGCACCTGTTGCTGCTGCACCGGGTGGTGGGCTGCCTCGGCTGGCTGGCCAGTGAGGACTGGGCGGAGTGGGCGGCCGACGACGGCCTGTCCGCGGAGTCCATGACCAGGGTCGGCGACTGGCGGGACCTGCTGCTCGCGTGGATCGACCGGCTGCCGACCCTTGTGGAACACTTGGACTTCCGTCACTCTGTATCGACATAG
- a CDS encoding glycosyltransferase, which translates to MRIAIVTAGSRGDTAPYVGLGSRLQAAGHEVSLAAQRLYEPMIRAAGLGFREMPGNIREDFATGAGQDFQRHGTGLRALPAQIRFAGKMISDLGQGTQQAIEGAELVLTHRAAFGYAYWAAKAAGVPSLGLELFPSGIVPSGDFPPVSLAGRTLGHRGNLAGHALMRGIALASSPLLPGYKQYLRGLGVRDVGELYTDVRRGRWPVLHGWSPQVLPRPADWPAAAEVVGYWWPWQSPDYRPPAELAEFLAAGEPPVFLSFGSMAVGRAEELSALAVEAMRLAGVRGVIQAGWNELSATGEHVLAIGDVPHEWLFPRMAAVVHHGGAGTTGAGVRAGVPAVVVPVLGDQPMWAARLAELGVSPGAIPMKKINAPQLATLIKAAARGPGYHRRARTLADRVTQEDGAARVIEAVARLGARA; encoded by the coding sequence GTGAGGATCGCGATCGTCACGGCGGGCTCGCGCGGGGACACCGCGCCCTATGTCGGTCTCGGCAGTCGGTTGCAGGCCGCCGGACACGAGGTTTCGCTTGCCGCGCAACGGTTGTACGAGCCGATGATCCGGGCGGCCGGACTGGGGTTCCGGGAGATGCCCGGCAACATCCGGGAGGACTTCGCCACCGGGGCCGGGCAGGACTTCCAGCGCCACGGCACCGGGCTGCGCGCCCTGCCAGCGCAGATCCGCTTCGCCGGCAAGATGATCAGCGATCTCGGCCAGGGCACCCAGCAGGCGATCGAGGGCGCGGAACTGGTGCTGACCCACCGCGCCGCCTTCGGCTACGCCTACTGGGCGGCCAAGGCCGCGGGGGTGCCGAGCCTGGGGCTGGAACTGTTCCCCAGCGGCATCGTGCCCTCCGGCGACTTCCCGCCGGTGTCCCTGGCCGGACGCACCCTCGGCCACCGCGGCAACCTGGCCGGACACGCGCTGATGCGCGGGATCGCCCTGGCGAGCAGCCCGCTGCTGCCCGGGTACAAGCAGTACCTGCGTGGTCTGGGGGTGCGCGATGTCGGCGAGCTGTACACCGACGTGCGCCGCGGCCGCTGGCCGGTGCTGCACGGCTGGAGCCCGCAGGTGCTGCCCCGCCCGGCGGACTGGCCGGCCGCGGCCGAGGTGGTCGGCTACTGGTGGCCCTGGCAGTCCCCGGACTACCGGCCGCCCGCCGAGCTGGCCGAGTTCCTGGCCGCGGGGGAGCCGCCGGTGTTCCTGTCCTTCGGCAGCATGGCCGTGGGCCGGGCCGAGGAGCTGTCCGCGCTCGCGGTCGAGGCGATGCGGCTGGCCGGGGTGCGCGGGGTGATCCAGGCCGGGTGGAACGAGTTGTCCGCCACCGGCGAGCACGTGCTCGCCATCGGCGACGTGCCGCACGAGTGGTTGTTCCCGCGAATGGCCGCGGTGGTGCACCACGGCGGCGCGGGCACCACCGGCGCGGGCGTGCGCGCGGGCGTGCCCGCCGTGGTGGTCCCGGTACTGGGCGACCAGCCGATGTGGGCCGCCCGCCTGGCCGAGCTGGGCGTCAGCCCCGGTGCCATCCCGATGAAGAAGATCAACGCCCCCCAGCTGGCCACGTTGATCAAGGCCGCCGCCCGCGGCCCCGGCTACCACCGCCGCGCCAGGACCCTCGCCGACCGGGTCACTCAGGAGGACGGCGCGGCCAGGGTGATCGAGGCGGTGGCCCGCCTGGGAGCCAGAGCCTGA
- a CDS encoding ferredoxin, with protein MRIEVDTGRCCGAGMCALTAPAVFDQDEEAGTVLLLTPEPLASQFAAVQEAAQLCPAGAITILEDKA; from the coding sequence ATGCGGATCGAGGTCGACACCGGCCGCTGCTGCGGCGCGGGCATGTGCGCCCTCACCGCACCCGCGGTCTTCGACCAGGACGAGGAGGCCGGGACGGTGCTGCTGCTGACCCCGGAACCGCTGGCGAGTCAGTTCGCCGCGGTCCAGGAGGCGGCGCAGCTCTGCCCGGCGGGGGCGATCACGATACTGGAGGACAAGGCGTGA
- a CDS encoding isobutyryl-CoA dehydrogenase, translating to MTISEIRPDVFGLNEDQRAIREMAADFAAEHLAPHAVDWDQRKHFPVDVLRKAAQLGMGGIYVGEEHGGSGLSRLDAVLVFESLATGCPSIAGYLSIHNMVAGMVDRFGDDAQRTRWLPGLVSMDQLASYCLTEPDAGSDAAALRTSAVRDGDEYVLTGVKQFISGAGTSDFYLVMARTGGPGASGVSAFAVPKGTPGLEFGPNEQKMGWNAQPTRQVVLDGVRVPAANLIGGEGNGFRIAMSGLDGGRINIAACSLGGAQAALDKAITHLGQRTAFGGPLSKQQALRFTVADMGTELEAARLLLWRAASALDARHPDATRLCAMAKRFGTDTGFEVANQALQLHGGYGYLAEYGVEKIVRDLRVHQILEGTNEIMRVIVSRGLMGGDK from the coding sequence ATGACCATCTCCGAGATCCGGCCGGATGTGTTCGGGCTCAACGAGGATCAGCGCGCCATCAGGGAGATGGCCGCCGACTTCGCCGCCGAGCACCTGGCCCCGCACGCGGTGGACTGGGACCAGCGCAAGCACTTCCCGGTCGACGTGCTGCGCAAGGCCGCGCAGCTGGGCATGGGCGGCATCTACGTCGGCGAGGAACACGGCGGGTCCGGGCTCAGCCGCCTGGACGCGGTGCTCGTGTTCGAGTCCCTGGCCACCGGCTGCCCGTCCATCGCCGGGTACCTGTCCATCCACAACATGGTCGCGGGCATGGTCGACCGCTTCGGCGACGACGCCCAGCGCACCCGGTGGCTGCCCGGCCTGGTCTCGATGGACCAGCTGGCCAGCTACTGCCTCACCGAACCCGACGCGGGCTCGGACGCCGCCGCGCTGCGCACCAGCGCGGTCCGGGACGGGGACGAGTACGTGCTCACCGGGGTCAAGCAGTTCATCTCCGGCGCCGGCACCTCGGACTTCTACCTGGTGATGGCCCGCACCGGCGGTCCGGGTGCGAGCGGGGTGTCCGCGTTCGCGGTGCCCAAGGGCACGCCGGGGCTGGAGTTCGGCCCGAACGAGCAGAAGATGGGCTGGAACGCCCAGCCCACCCGGCAGGTCGTCCTGGACGGCGTGCGGGTGCCCGCGGCCAACCTGATCGGCGGCGAGGGCAACGGTTTCCGGATCGCCATGTCCGGGCTGGACGGCGGCCGGATCAACATCGCCGCCTGCTCCCTCGGCGGCGCGCAGGCCGCGCTGGACAAGGCGATCACGCACCTGGGCCAGCGCACCGCGTTCGGCGGGCCGCTGAGCAAGCAGCAGGCGCTGCGGTTCACCGTGGCCGACATGGGCACCGAGCTGGAGGCGGCCCGGCTGCTGCTGTGGCGGGCGGCCTCCGCGCTGGACGCCCGGCACCCGGACGCCACCCGGCTGTGCGCGATGGCCAAGCGGTTCGGCACCGACACCGGTTTCGAAGTGGCGAACCAGGCGCTGCAACTGCACGGTGGGTACGGGTACCTCGCCGAGTACGGAGTGGAGAAGATCGTGCGTGACCTCCGGGTGCACCAGATCCTCGAAGGGACCAACGAGATCATGCGGGTCATCGTCTCGCGCGGCCTGATGGGCGGTGACAAGTGA
- a CDS encoding SDR family NAD(P)-dependent oxidoreductase, translating to MSRIVLVTGGGSGLGKAVAARFRAAEDTVFITGRDTHRLDRVAAELGVKAIPCDATDPRQVARLAGELGPDLDVLVNMAGGNTDLDGTERPGTRLEQLRGAWLANLEANLLSAVLTTEAVLDRLRPGGAIVNIGSIAAEHASTSYGAAKAALAAWTAGLSAEVGPKGLTANLISPGYHAETEFFRGQLSEERKVQLIEATHNGRAGQPADIAETTYFLASAGARHITGQTLNVNGGAHTTR from the coding sequence ATGAGTCGAATCGTGCTGGTCACCGGTGGCGGCAGCGGACTGGGCAAGGCGGTCGCGGCCCGGTTCCGCGCCGCCGAGGACACCGTGTTCATCACCGGGCGCGACACGCACCGCCTGGACCGGGTCGCCGCCGAGCTGGGCGTCAAGGCGATCCCTTGCGACGCAACGGATCCGCGGCAGGTCGCGCGGCTGGCCGGCGAGCTGGGGCCGGACCTCGACGTGCTGGTCAACATGGCGGGCGGCAACACCGACCTGGACGGGACCGAGCGGCCGGGCACCCGCCTCGAACAGCTGCGCGGCGCCTGGCTGGCCAACCTGGAGGCCAACCTGCTCAGCGCCGTGCTCACCACCGAGGCCGTGCTCGACCGGCTGCGGCCCGGCGGCGCGATCGTCAACATCGGGTCCATCGCGGCCGAGCACGCCTCAACCTCCTACGGTGCGGCGAAAGCGGCCCTGGCCGCGTGGACCGCCGGACTGTCCGCGGAGGTGGGGCCGAAGGGGCTGACCGCCAACCTGATCTCGCCCGGCTACCACGCCGAGACCGAGTTCTTCCGCGGTCAGCTCAGCGAGGAACGCAAGGTCCAGCTGATCGAGGCCACCCACAACGGCCGGGCCGGACAGCCCGCCGACATCGCCGAGACCACCTACTTCCTGGCCTCCGCGGGCGCCAGGCACATCACCGGGCAGACGCTGAACGTCAACGGCGGCGCGCACACCACGCGCTGA